In Sporanaerobacter acetigenes DSM 13106, the DNA window AGTTTTTGTAGGTTATCAAGCAGAAGGTACATTGGGTAGGATAATATTAGACGGAAAGAAAAAAGTAAAAATATTGGGAGAAGAAATAAAAGTAGAGTCAGAAATATATGATCTTGAAGGGTTTTCTGGCCATGCAGATCAGAAAGTATTGATGAATTGGGTCAAGAATTTTAAAAGGAAACCTAAAAAAATATTTGTTGTTCATGGAGAAGAGGAATCGTCAGAAATGCTGGCAAGTATGATTGAGAGCAAATTGAATATTGAAACTATAATACCTAATTTAGGCGATGCTTTTGAGATTAAAGAAGTTATAGTTAAAAGTCAAAGTGGCGAAGTACTAGAGCCTATAAAACAAAAAGAAGATATAGAAAAAGAATTGCAGGATGTTTATAATCAATTTGAAGCCCTTGTATATAGAACAGATAAAATAATAGATCCAAACTTTTTAAGTCAAGACTATGATGAACTAAAAAATAAATTGTTAGAATTGCAACAAAAATTGATGGATGTAAATATGCTCTTAGGAAAATGATAAAGGAGTGATCTAATGGGTGAAGAAGGTAATAAAAGAAAGTTTAGAAAAGTTGAAAACATAATGGAAAAAATTATTATGTGGCTTGAGATTGTATTGGCAACTTTTATAATAATAACAGTTATTTTAAGTTGCAAAGATTTAGCCTCATTGGCATATAATGTTTTCACAACAGAAGCAATGAGTTCTTATGAGCTATTGCAAGGTTTCCTTTCTTATGTTTTGCTCCTAGTAGTAGGTCTTGAACTTGCTCTTATGCTCATAAAACATTCACCTGGAAGTGTACTGGAAGTGATGCTCTATGCTGTTGCAAGGAAAATGCTTATAAGTTCTTCTACTACTTCAGAGGTACTCATAGGTGTCATAGCTTTGGCAATTATATTTTTCATAGATAAGTATCTTCATACAAAAGATAAAGAAAATATAATAAAGTAGTAGAAAATTTCTACTACTTTCCTTTGGAGCTTCATGGGGGACTTGAACCCCCGACCTACTGATTACGAATCAGTCGCTCTACCATCTGAGCCAATGAAGCAAAAAATTAAAATGGCTAGTCAATAGACTAGCCTACTTGTTTTGGTGTCAAAAGACTGACACTAAAACAGCTCGCACTATTATCAACATCATTATAAGGCGATTTTATAAAAAAGTCAATGTCATAATTATCTTTTATGATTCTAATGTCTTCTATAAAAAGTGCTAGTATTTGTTTTAAGTTTTCTCCAGTAATTTTTTCCAATAATAGCTTGATATTATTTCATTATATGGTACAATTTGATTAAGAAAGGTTGTACATAAAATGTATTTTTAGTTTTCTTGTTGCGATATTGCCATACAAAATATTCGGAATATTGCAAATCAATCATATAGATCTCCTAATTTGACTTTTATAAATACGTTATATGTCTCTGTAGTCTATAAATAAAACAATGTTATTTTTATAGATAATATTTAATTAAAGGATGTGATTATGTTGAATATGCCAATAGTTGAAATATTTAAAACAATCAACAGTCATTACATATATGATGGCATTAAATGTGAAATTGTAGAAATTAATAAATCCTCTTATGATTATTTATTTAATATCTTAAGAAATGGGGAAAAATTTGACGAGTTAAAATTACCTAACGAATTATACAAATTACATGAAGCTGGATATCTTCAAACAAGTAGTCCAATCAAAATGATAGAACATCCATATACAAAATTTTTACCAACATTTTTGAATCGTAAAATAAAATCTATAACTCTTCAAGTAACTCAAAAATGTAATTTTCGTTGTAAATATTGTATTTATTCTGAAGAAATTAATAAATCACAACGGAGTCATTCAAATAATAGTATGTCCCTAGACACAGCCATGAAATCTATTGATTTTTTATCAAATCATTCAATAGATTTAAAAGAAGTTGGAATTGGTTTCTATGGCGGAGAACCATTATTGGAGTTTGAGCTAATAAAAAAAATTGTAGCATATGCAAAAGAGGTGTTTATTGGAAAACAAATTTTGTTCAGTATGACAACAAATGGTTCATTGTTAAATAAAGAAATTATTAAATTTCTAAAGGAAAACGATTTCAATTTAATGATAAGCCTTGATGGTCCCAAAAATGTAAATGACAAAAATAGAGTATTTGCTGATGGTTCCGGTACATTTGATTCAGTAATAAATAATATTAAATTAATTGCTGAATTATATCCGACATATGCTAATGAATTAAGTATCAGTATGGTAATGGATCCTAGTAATGATTTTGATTGTTTTAATTCTATACAATTTGATTTGAAAGACATAGATATTAACTATATCAATGCAGCTATTGTTGATTTTGATTACGATGATGAAAGTATGTTATATTATTCGGATGATTTTACATGGAAAATTCAATATCATGAGTTTCTTGGATTTATGTCATATTGGGGAAGAATAGAAGACAAAGAAACTTCCTTATTAACTAAACCCTCTTTAGCTTCAAATATTAATAATTTTAAAAAATTTAAAACTGCATCGCCGTTATTATCCCAAGATTCTCCCTCTGGCCCTTGTGTACCAGGTCTTACGAGACTTTTTGCAGATTATAAAGGGAACTTATTTCCTTGTGAAAGAGTTAGTGAATCTTCTGAGACAATGAAAATCGGTGATATAAACAATGGGTTTGACATAACAAGAGCAAATAGATTATTAAATGTATCTAAGCTTTCAGAAGAAATTTGCAAAAAATGTTGGGCTTTTAGGTTCTGTAATCAATGTGCAAAAAAAGCAGATGATGGTTCAAAATTTCTCTCCACTAATAAAAGAATAGAACATTGCCCAGAATCTAAAATAAGTGCATACCATGAAGTTCAGAATTATATAATTATGAATGAAGTCCATACTTTCTATCCAGAACAAGTCAGAAATTCTAAGCAGGAGGTATTCGAATGAAGAAAATAGATATATTCCCTTTTAATTCATTTCTTCTTCCTTATATTAGACACTATAATGAGTTGCAAAATGAATATATAATAGAAAATGTTTATGTACATGACAAAAATCCAATGGTTGACAAGGATTTATCATATTCATGTAATGGTAAACACGTTGGAATAAATGCTAAATCAATTTCTGATATATATAAATCTAGCTCAGATATATTGGTTGTAATAAATGATAACAAATATATAGAACAAGATTATATGTATAAAATATTTAAAAAGGCCATAGAAAATGATATTAAAGTATTATTTTATATAAATAAAAACGATGGTATAGATGACCGTATATGGGAGCTCAGAAAAAAAATTAATGGTAAACTTGATATTGTATACCCAAAATACTTACCAAATAGATTATTGAGCGATAAAATTTCATTACAAACTCCTGTAATTTTAGTTGGTGGGCTTATAGATGAACCGGATATTACTGAATTATTATTGAGACTCTATATTAAATTTACAGAGATGAATATAAATACAGCTGTCATCACAAAATCCTTGTTTAATCTCAATATGAACTTTTACAATATTAATGAAATCTTCGAACAGAATAATACTGAAAATGATAAGATTAAAACAATCAAAGATTTTGTTAAGAGAATAGAAATAGATGAACAACCAGATTTAATACTAATAGAAGCTCCAGATCCATTCATTGAATACAATGAATGGATTGGTAATGGATATGGTATAAAAACTTATATGTTATCAAAAGCTGTGTCACCAGATTCAATAGTAGGAGTTATGCCATTAGAACTTTCTACTGCTAAATTTGTAGAAACCGTGCATAATTATTTGTCCCGAAAGTATGATGCACCTTTGAATGGTACACATATTAGTAATACAATTATAGATTCTTTAGATGCATATGAGAGCGGAAAAATTACTTATACTCATGCAGAAATTAATTTGGTGAATGAATATATTGAAATGGAGAAAAGTCAAAGCACAATTCCTATAAATAATGTTTTTGATGATGGAATTCAAACGATAACTGAAGCAATAGTAAATCAGTTAGCGGAATAACAATATATAGTACTGGAGGAATACCATGACTAAAAATGAAATAAAAAAATATATATTAGAAGTGTTGGAAAATAGGTTTAATATACCTAAAGATAAACTAGATACAAAATATCTAAAACTCCCCTTAACCGGAAAACATTTCAAGCTAAGTGGCTACGAACTTGGAGAATTGATTTTCGAAATCGAAAAATTCACTAATAAAAAACTTGATTTAAATAGTCTAGCAATGTATGAATTAGCGTTTATAGACAGAATAGCTTGCTTGTATAGTTGTGATAGTTAAAATGAAATGGAAAGTAAAATGAAAGGAGGCATGAAA includes these proteins:
- a CDS encoding radical SAM/SPASM domain-containing protein, whose amino-acid sequence is MPIVEIFKTINSHYIYDGIKCEIVEINKSSYDYLFNILRNGEKFDELKLPNELYKLHEAGYLQTSSPIKMIEHPYTKFLPTFLNRKIKSITLQVTQKCNFRCKYCIYSEEINKSQRSHSNNSMSLDTAMKSIDFLSNHSIDLKEVGIGFYGGEPLLEFELIKKIVAYAKEVFIGKQILFSMTTNGSLLNKEIIKFLKENDFNLMISLDGPKNVNDKNRVFADGSGTFDSVINNIKLIAELYPTYANELSISMVMDPSNDFDCFNSIQFDLKDIDINYINAAIVDFDYDDESMLYYSDDFTWKIQYHEFLGFMSYWGRIEDKETSLLTKPSLASNINNFKKFKTASPLLSQDSPSGPCVPGLTRLFADYKGNLFPCERVSESSETMKIGDINNGFDITRANRLLNVSKLSEEICKKCWAFRFCNQCAKKADDGSKFLSTNKRIEHCPESKISAYHEVQNYIIMNEVHTFYPEQVRNSKQEVFE